In Streptococcus respiraculi, one DNA window encodes the following:
- a CDS encoding DUF1294 domain-containing protein, translated as MTIKQMVSMTLVVWNLIVFLTYGLDKGKARKQVYRIPEKTLLAMSIFGGGLGAWAGGTRFHHKTKKWYFQVAWLLGLILDVAIMYWIWR; from the coding sequence ATGACAATCAAACAAATGGTGAGTATGACCCTCGTGGTCTGGAATTTAATTGTCTTTTTGACTTATGGGTTGGATAAGGGAAAAGCGAGGAAACAGGTCTATCGCATTCCAGAAAAGACTTTACTAGCAATGAGCATTTTTGGAGGAGGTCTTGGAGCATGGGCTGGTGGAACTCGTTTTCACCATAAGACGAAAAAATGGTACTTTCAAGTAGCTTGGCTGCTTGGGCTCATCCTAGACGTTGCTATTATGTATTGGATTTGGAGGTAG